A genomic window from Natronorubrum aibiense includes:
- the kdgK1 gene encoding bifunctional 2-dehydro-3-deoxygluconokinase/2-dehydro-3-deoxygalactonokinase, with the protein MASLVTFGETMLRLSPPNGTRLETATELDFRSAGAESNVAIAASALGTSAVWLSKLPDSPLGRKVTRDVRSHGVDPHVTWSDDGRQGTYYLEFGAPPRQIDVIYDRADAAVTTATPDELAVERIRDAEVFFTSGITPALSETLCTTTRALLEEARATETTTAFDLNYRSKLWTAESARETYEELFDLVDLLFVPERDAREVLNIEGSAEMIGKQLRDRHEPATVVVTRGENGALAVDKTGVVEQPVYEAETVDPIGTGDAFVGGYLTRHLEGGSTASALAYGAATAALKRTVEGDHFVGTRSEVDAFVDDGTKDGISR; encoded by the coding sequence ATGGCCTCTCTGGTAACGTTCGGCGAAACGATGCTCAGGCTCTCACCGCCAAACGGGACGCGACTCGAGACGGCGACCGAACTCGATTTTCGATCCGCTGGTGCCGAGAGCAACGTCGCAATCGCGGCATCGGCCCTCGGAACGTCGGCTGTGTGGCTCTCGAAGCTTCCGGATTCACCGCTCGGTCGAAAAGTAACTCGCGACGTTCGGTCGCACGGTGTCGACCCGCACGTTACGTGGAGCGATGATGGTCGACAGGGGACCTACTACCTCGAATTTGGTGCACCACCCCGCCAGATCGACGTTATTTACGATCGAGCAGACGCAGCGGTAACGACCGCTACCCCTGATGAACTCGCAGTTGAACGGATTCGTGACGCCGAGGTCTTTTTTACGAGCGGGATAACTCCCGCTCTTTCCGAGACACTTTGTACCACCACGCGTGCGCTGCTCGAGGAAGCACGGGCTACGGAGACGACGACGGCGTTCGATCTGAACTATCGCTCGAAGCTGTGGACGGCAGAGAGCGCTCGAGAGACGTACGAGGAACTGTTCGACCTCGTCGATCTCCTCTTCGTGCCCGAACGCGACGCTCGCGAGGTATTGAATATAGAGGGAAGCGCGGAGATGATCGGCAAGCAACTCAGAGACCGGCACGAACCGGCAACGGTTGTTGTCACACGCGGTGAAAACGGAGCGCTAGCGGTGGACAAAACGGGCGTCGTTGAGCAGCCCGTTTACGAAGCGGAGACAGTCGACCCGATCGGAACCGGCGATGCGTTCGTCGGCGGCTACCTCACCAGACATCTCGAGGGCGGTTCGACCGCCAGCGCACTCGCGTACGGTGCGGCTACCGCCGCGCTCAAACGAACCGTCGAGGGAGATCACTTCGTCGGTACTCGGTCGGAAGTCGACGCTTTCGTCGACGACGGGACCAAGGATGGCATCTCACGGTAA
- a CDS encoding PadR family transcriptional regulator: MDDLTGFQRDLLYVIAGADQPSGQDVKDEIEQYYSSEINHGRLYPNLDTLVNKELVEKGRLDRRTNYYASTDDGEEAIKERHDWVSQYID; this comes from the coding sequence ATGGACGATCTCACAGGATTCCAACGAGACCTGTTGTACGTGATTGCTGGCGCTGACCAACCATCTGGGCAGGATGTCAAAGACGAGATTGAACAGTACTACAGTTCAGAAATTAATCACGGGCGTTTGTATCCGAACCTCGATACGCTCGTCAACAAGGAGCTGGTCGAGAAAGGACGGCTCGACAGGCGAACGAACTATTATGCGAGTACAGACGATGGCGAAGAAGCAATCAAGGAGCGTCATGACTGGGTATCCCAGTACATCGACTAA
- a CDS encoding sodium-dependent transporter: MVRESWTSRAGFILAAVGSAVGLGNIWRFPWMTAENGGSAFLLLYLLIVLVVGVPGLLAAFVIGRRSNRNPVGAFKSLAGSRFWTALGVLCVVTSIMLMSFYSVVGGWILRYFLESATGAYFADPETHFAAISYGAEAFGYQLAVLAATSLIVAAGIRRGIEATTKVMIPGVVVLLVGLAIWASRQPGAAQGYEFYLEFDGAYLAENFLSILGSAAGQALFTLSIGSGTMITYASYVDDDRSLPLDASTIAVFNLGIGILAGLVVFPLLFSFAPGPTEGGPGALFVGIAGAFASLPGGRLLGAVFFFVVLLAALTSLISMLEIPVSFLVDELDLERSTATRGLFALIALTGGVNAFSPAVFTLFADHLVDLLLVLGLTGFMVYTAWVLGPAAIEEYLEGAGQLSRPLVVPWRYAIGTLFPAFLLFTFYADIAALVGRSAGTGPLLVATLLTVMALVLVARRSVSENRPQPSESTD; the protein is encoded by the coding sequence ATGGTACGTGAGAGTTGGACGAGTCGCGCCGGATTCATCCTGGCTGCGGTCGGAAGCGCGGTCGGACTGGGGAACATCTGGCGATTTCCTTGGATGACCGCGGAGAACGGCGGGAGTGCCTTTCTACTGTTGTATCTGCTCATCGTTCTCGTCGTTGGGGTGCCGGGATTGCTGGCCGCGTTCGTGATCGGTCGACGGTCGAATCGGAACCCAGTGGGGGCGTTCAAATCGCTCGCAGGATCGCGTTTCTGGACGGCGTTGGGCGTGCTCTGTGTCGTCACCTCGATTATGCTGATGTCGTTCTACAGCGTCGTCGGCGGGTGGATCCTTCGGTACTTCCTCGAGAGCGCGACGGGTGCCTATTTTGCGGATCCCGAAACCCACTTCGCGGCGATCAGCTACGGTGCCGAAGCGTTCGGCTATCAACTTGCCGTCCTCGCGGCCACGTCTTTGATCGTCGCCGCAGGGATCAGACGCGGCATCGAGGCGACGACGAAGGTGATGATACCCGGTGTCGTCGTGTTGCTCGTTGGACTCGCGATCTGGGCGTCCCGACAACCCGGCGCTGCGCAGGGATACGAGTTCTACCTCGAATTCGACGGTGCCTACCTCGCAGAGAACTTCCTATCGATACTGGGATCGGCCGCCGGCCAGGCGCTGTTCACCCTCTCGATCGGCAGCGGGACGATGATCACCTACGCCTCCTACGTCGACGACGACCGTTCGCTACCTCTCGACGCCTCGACCATCGCCGTGTTTAATCTCGGTATCGGCATCTTGGCTGGTCTCGTGGTATTCCCGTTGCTGTTCTCGTTTGCGCCGGGACCGACCGAGGGCGGCCCCGGCGCCCTGTTCGTCGGGATCGCCGGTGCGTTCGCGAGCCTGCCCGGCGGGCGACTTCTCGGCGCGGTCTTTTTCTTCGTCGTTCTCCTCGCAGCCCTGACGAGTCTGATCAGTATGCTCGAAATTCCGGTCTCGTTTCTGGTTGACGAACTCGATCTCGAGCGGTCGACGGCGACCCGGGGGCTATTCGCGCTGATCGCACTCACCGGCGGCGTGAACGCGTTCAGCCCTGCGGTGTTTACGCTGTTCGCGGACCACCTCGTCGATCTACTCTTGGTGCTCGGTCTGACTGGATTTATGGTGTATACGGCCTGGGTCCTTGGTCCGGCCGCAATCGAGGAGTATCTCGAAGGTGCGGGACAGCTCTCACGCCCACTGGTGGTCCCGTGGCGATACGCGATTGGGACCCTCTTCCCGGCGTTTCTCCTCTTTACGTTTTACGCCGATATCGCAGCCCTCGTCGGGCGCTCAGCGGGAACTGGACCGTTGTTGGTCGCGACGCTGCTGACGGTGATGGCGCTCGTCTTAGTGGCTCGCCGTTCCGTCTCCGAAAACCGACCGCAACCGAGCGAGAGTACGGACTGA
- a CDS encoding universal stress protein: protein MYHILVPVDEHVDRTWMEIDYLNSLPADRDATQITVAHAYENEPRDDQPVERPEAVRIAIQELEADGFAVQHREISGPPSDGIVSLAADLEADAIVMAGRKRAPTAKVVFGSVTQSVILNSTCPVTVVGISE, encoded by the coding sequence GTGTACCACATACTTGTACCCGTCGACGAACACGTTGACCGAACGTGGATGGAGATTGACTATCTCAATTCGCTCCCGGCCGACCGTGATGCGACCCAGATCACTGTCGCCCACGCATACGAGAACGAACCGAGAGACGACCAGCCAGTCGAGCGGCCGGAAGCCGTCCGAATCGCCATCCAAGAACTCGAAGCAGACGGATTTGCCGTCCAACACCGGGAGATTAGCGGTCCGCCATCCGATGGAATCGTCAGCCTGGCTGCCGACCTCGAGGCGGATGCGATCGTCATGGCCGGGCGAAAACGGGCACCGACTGCGAAGGTTGTCTTCGGGAGTGTTACTCAGTCGGTTATTCTCAACAGTACCTGTCCCGTGACCGTCGTTGGCATCAGTGAGTGA
- a CDS encoding AMP-binding protein, with protein MTEPAAEATAVVHEPSSEFIESANVTAFMDRYDIENYTELIDRTTTEVPGKDESGVEWFWDELIDYLGLEFYEDYDTVRDDSDGPQFTDWYPGGELNIAHNVVDRHAALENERRNKVATIWEGEDGEIREITYHELDRQSSQVANALEDRGIETGDTVGLYMPMVPEVVSILYGCFKVGAIAVPIFSGFGVEATATRIDDSGCSVLFTGDGFRRRGNAISLKEAADEAIEQVGHVERTIVFDRLGSSDSETDRTIPWVNDRDEWWDDAVGTQDDDYETKSLDSSQESMLLYSSGTTGKPKGIVHTHAGALTQAAKELHFGFDLKPSDRFFWVSDIGWMMGPWTMIGVHTFGGTMFMYEGAPDHPEPDRFWEMIDRHKLTQFGISPTAIRALRKHGNEWLDGHDLSSLRLLGSTGEPWDEESWHWFYENVGGGEAPIINISGGTEIMGCFLMPMPTQPLKPCTLGGPGLGMDIDIVDDTGASIADDHERGYLVARDSCPSMTKSLWSGDDRYLAEYWSNFEDLWDHGDWAQQDDDGCWFLHGRADDTLNIAGRKVGPAEIEDALIDHSAVNQAAAVGVPDDTTGTAVVSYVVLERGTTSSDDLRAELRKRVGVEHGKPFRPREVLFVDELPKTQSGKIIRRVISSIYQGDEPGDLSSLENPEALESIRTPR; from the coding sequence ATGACAGAGCCAGCTGCGGAAGCGACAGCAGTAGTGCACGAACCGTCCAGCGAGTTCATCGAATCCGCGAACGTCACCGCGTTCATGGATCGGTACGACATCGAAAATTACACGGAACTGATCGATCGGACCACGACCGAGGTGCCGGGCAAAGACGAAAGCGGCGTCGAGTGGTTTTGGGACGAACTGATCGACTATCTCGGACTCGAGTTCTACGAGGACTACGACACGGTGCGAGACGACAGCGACGGGCCACAGTTTACTGACTGGTATCCCGGTGGGGAACTCAACATCGCCCACAACGTCGTGGATCGCCACGCCGCCCTCGAGAACGAGCGGCGAAACAAAGTGGCGACGATCTGGGAGGGCGAAGACGGCGAGATCCGGGAGATAACCTACCACGAACTCGACCGCCAGTCGAGCCAGGTTGCGAACGCCCTCGAGGACCGCGGCATCGAGACGGGCGATACGGTCGGGCTTTACATGCCAATGGTGCCCGAAGTCGTCTCGATCCTCTACGGCTGTTTCAAAGTCGGTGCGATTGCTGTCCCAATTTTCTCCGGTTTCGGTGTCGAAGCGACTGCAACGAGGATCGACGATTCCGGGTGCAGCGTACTCTTCACCGGCGACGGCTTCCGCCGTCGCGGCAACGCCATTTCCCTGAAAGAGGCCGCCGATGAAGCCATTGAGCAGGTGGGCCACGTCGAACGGACGATCGTCTTCGACCGGCTTGGCTCGAGCGACTCCGAGACCGATCGAACCATCCCCTGGGTCAACGATCGAGACGAGTGGTGGGACGACGCCGTCGGCACACAGGACGACGACTACGAGACGAAATCGCTCGACTCGAGTCAGGAGTCGATGCTTCTCTATTCGTCGGGAACGACGGGGAAGCCGAAAGGGATCGTCCATACCCACGCGGGGGCGCTCACACAGGCGGCGAAGGAACTCCACTTCGGCTTCGATCTGAAGCCTTCAGATCGCTTCTTTTGGGTGTCCGACATCGGCTGGATGATGGGACCGTGGACGATGATCGGCGTTCACACGTTCGGTGGAACGATGTTCATGTACGAGGGCGCACCAGATCATCCCGAGCCTGATCGGTTCTGGGAGATGATCGATCGACACAAACTCACCCAGTTTGGCATCTCACCGACCGCAATCCGCGCGCTTCGAAAGCACGGGAACGAGTGGCTCGACGGCCACGACCTCTCCTCGCTTCGGCTGCTCGGCTCGACGGGCGAGCCGTGGGACGAGGAATCGTGGCACTGGTTCTACGAAAACGTTGGCGGCGGTGAGGCACCGATTATCAACATCTCCGGCGGGACTGAGATCATGGGCTGCTTTCTGATGCCCATGCCGACACAGCCGCTGAAACCCTGTACGCTCGGCGGCCCCGGCCTCGGAATGGACATCGATATCGTCGACGACACCGGCGCGTCAATCGCGGACGATCACGAACGTGGCTACCTCGTCGCGAGAGATTCTTGCCCATCGATGACGAAATCGCTCTGGTCGGGCGACGACCGCTATCTCGCAGAGTACTGGTCGAACTTCGAGGACCTGTGGGATCACGGCGACTGGGCCCAGCAGGATGACGACGGCTGCTGGTTCCTGCACGGCCGTGCCGACGACACGCTCAACATCGCCGGTCGAAAAGTCGGTCCGGCCGAAATCGAAGACGCACTCATCGACCATTCGGCAGTGAATCAGGCTGCTGCCGTTGGCGTCCCCGACGACACTACTGGAACGGCCGTCGTTTCCTACGTCGTCCTCGAGCGTGGGACGACGTCGTCCGACGATCTTCGCGCGGAACTCCGCAAACGTGTCGGCGTCGAACACGGGAAACCGTTCCGCCCACGGGAAGTCCTGTTCGTGGACGAACTACCGAAGACGCAGTCCGGGAAGATCATCCGCAGAGTCATCTCGAGCATCTATCAGGGAGACGAACCCGGCGATTTGAGTAGTCTCGAGAACCCCGAGGCGCTGGAATCGATCAGAACGCCTCGATAG
- a CDS encoding metal-sulfur cluster assembly factor yields the protein MASHITPEQSFEDERKAAVRSALSNVLDPCSCASEHPINLVDFGLVDEIEIDEHGHVDVTLLLTSQRCTYFIDMSDEIVERVGQLPAVESVDVHQSTEGKIWTPDRMSEQERAARRERFHERMESAGITPHAERS from the coding sequence ATGGCAAGTCACATCACTCCCGAGCAGTCGTTTGAAGACGAACGAAAAGCCGCGGTCCGCTCGGCGCTGTCGAACGTGCTAGATCCCTGCAGTTGTGCGAGCGAGCATCCGATCAATCTCGTCGACTTTGGCCTTGTCGATGAAATCGAGATTGACGAGCACGGCCACGTTGATGTGACGCTCTTGCTCACATCCCAGCGCTGTACGTACTTCATCGATATGAGCGACGAGATCGTCGAGCGGGTCGGGCAGTTGCCGGCTGTCGAGAGCGTCGACGTCCATCAGTCGACGGAAGGGAAGATCTGGACGCCGGACCGGATGTCCGAGCAGGAACGAGCGGCCCGCCGAGAACGCTTCCACGAACGGATGGAAAGCGCCGGCATCACCCCCCACGCCGAACGGAGTTAG
- a CDS encoding amidohydrolase family protein yields MLANGDLVVDSVSHCFNHTPENHKHPHAQRWDDETYELGEKLLPDEYVPSEDVFYRNHQPEELARLLFLESQIDYSVYHSLPLDDYFHDGYVSREKGFEFCEQNPDRTSMYVDINPLEDDAVDQVEEYAKRDVVEGIKLYPSRYQNGQDLSLQLTEDAVWPILEAAADSDVDTVAMHKFIPFATAPVRYFRTDDVEDAALSFPDINFEIIHAGFSFLEETAFAMASHDNIYGNLENTACLVNTRPRKFAKILGEFLYWVGSDRLLFSSGATALHPQPPIEGIWNFEMPEDLQAEYDYPEVTEEDKRNILGRNALRMLDKDPDEIRSNIEGDRWEQLREEQGLTDSFPEPWSTYETTV; encoded by the coding sequence ATGTTAGCGAATGGCGACCTTGTAGTGGACTCCGTCTCCCACTGCTTCAACCACACGCCGGAGAATCACAAACACCCGCACGCGCAGCGCTGGGACGACGAAACGTACGAACTCGGCGAGAAACTCCTCCCCGACGAGTACGTCCCCTCGGAAGACGTATTCTACCGCAACCACCAGCCGGAAGAACTTGCACGGCTGCTGTTTCTCGAGAGTCAGATCGATTACAGCGTCTACCACTCGCTGCCCTTGGACGACTACTTCCACGACGGGTACGTCTCCCGCGAGAAAGGATTCGAGTTCTGTGAACAGAACCCGGATCGCACCTCGATGTACGTCGACATCAACCCGCTCGAGGACGACGCAGTCGATCAGGTCGAGGAGTACGCCAAACGGGACGTCGTCGAAGGGATCAAGCTCTACCCATCCCGGTACCAGAACGGCCAGGATCTGTCGCTGCAGCTAACCGAGGACGCGGTCTGGCCGATCCTCGAGGCCGCAGCCGACTCGGACGTCGACACCGTCGCCATGCACAAGTTCATCCCGTTTGCAACGGCGCCGGTCCGATACTTCCGAACGGACGACGTCGAAGACGCTGCGCTGTCCTTCCCGGACATCAACTTCGAGATCATCCACGCCGGGTTCTCGTTCCTCGAAGAAACCGCGTTCGCGATGGCGAGTCACGACAACATTTACGGCAACTTAGAGAACACCGCCTGTCTGGTGAACACGCGACCGCGGAAGTTCGCGAAAATCCTTGGCGAGTTCCTCTACTGGGTCGGCTCCGATCGCCTGCTCTTTTCCAGCGGCGCAACGGCCCTCCATCCCCAGCCGCCGATCGAGGGAATCTGGAACTTCGAGATGCCCGAAGACCTCCAGGCTGAATACGACTACCCCGAAGTGACAGAAGAAGACAAGCGGAACATTCTCGGACGGAACGCGCTTCGCATGCTGGATAAGGATCCCGACGAGATCCGATCGAACATCGAAGGCGATCGATGGGAACAGCTGCGCGAAGAGCAGGGATTGACGGACTCGTTCCCCGAACCGTGGTCGACGTACGAAACGACGGTGTAA